From a single Nissabacter sp. SGAir0207 genomic region:
- the gorA gene encoding glutathione-disulfide reductase, with protein sequence MTKHYDYLAIGGGSGGIASINRAAMYGQKCALIEAKALGGTCVNVGCVPKKVMWHAAQIAEAIHNYGPDYGFDTTVNAFDWKKLVANRTAYIDRIHTSYDNVLGKNNVDVIRGYARFVDAHTVEVNGEKITADHILIATGGRPSHPQIPGAEYGIDSDGFFDLEEMPKRVAVVGAGYIAVEIAGVMNALGADTHLFVRKHAPLRTFDPLIVDTLVEVMKAEGPNLHTDSIPKAVEKNADGSLTLHLENETSVEVDCLVWAIGRQPETDNMNLSVTGVETNHKGYIVVDKFQNTSVPGIYAVGDNTGAVELTPVAVAAGRRLSERLFNNKPEEHLDYSNVPTVVFSHPPIGTVGLTEPEAIEKFGADEVKVYKSAFTAMYTAVTQHRQPCRMKLVCVGKEEKIVGIHGIGFGMDEILQGFAVALKMGATKKDFDNTVAIHPTAAEEFVTMR encoded by the coding sequence ATGACCAAACATTACGACTACCTTGCAATTGGTGGCGGCAGCGGCGGTATCGCGTCGATCAACCGTGCAGCCATGTACGGCCAAAAGTGCGCGCTCATTGAAGCCAAGGCGCTGGGCGGCACCTGCGTGAACGTGGGTTGTGTACCGAAAAAAGTGATGTGGCACGCAGCGCAGATTGCTGAAGCGATTCACAACTACGGCCCGGACTACGGCTTCGACACCACCGTTAACGCCTTTGACTGGAAGAAGCTGGTTGCCAACCGTACCGCGTACATCGACCGTATCCACACCTCCTACGACAATGTGCTGGGCAAAAATAACGTCGACGTGATCCGCGGCTATGCCCGTTTCGTGGACGCCCACACCGTTGAAGTGAACGGTGAGAAGATTACCGCTGACCATATTCTGATCGCCACCGGCGGCCGTCCGAGCCACCCGCAGATTCCAGGTGCCGAGTATGGCATCGACTCTGACGGCTTCTTCGATCTGGAAGAGATGCCGAAACGCGTGGCCGTGGTGGGCGCGGGCTACATCGCCGTTGAGATCGCCGGTGTGATGAATGCGCTGGGTGCCGACACCCACCTGTTCGTGCGCAAGCACGCGCCGCTGCGTACCTTCGATCCGCTGATCGTCGATACGCTGGTGGAAGTGATGAAGGCAGAAGGCCCGAACCTGCACACCGACTCTATCCCGAAAGCGGTGGAGAAGAACGCTGACGGCAGCCTGACCCTGCACCTCGAGAATGAAACCAGCGTGGAAGTGGACTGTCTGGTCTGGGCGATTGGCCGCCAGCCAGAGACGGACAACATGAACCTTTCCGTGACCGGCGTCGAAACCAACCACAAAGGCTACATCGTGGTGGACAAGTTCCAGAACACCAGCGTGCCGGGCATCTACGCCGTGGGCGACAACACCGGTGCGGTGGAGCTGACCCCGGTGGCCGTGGCCGCGGGCCGTCGCCTCTCTGAGCGCCTGTTCAACAACAAGCCGGAAGAGCATCTGGACTACAGCAACGTCCCGACCGTGGTCTTCAGCCACCCGCCGATTGGCACCGTGGGCCTGACCGAGCCGGAAGCGATTGAGAAGTTTGGTGCCGATGAGGTGAAAGTGTACAAGTCGGCCTTCACCGCCATGTACACCGCCGTGACCCAGCACCGCCAGCCGTGCCGCATGAAGCTGGTCTGCGTGGGCAAAGAGGAGAAGATCGTCGGCATCCACGGCATTGGCTTCGGCATGGACGAGATCCTGCAGGGCTTCGCCGTGGCGCTGAAGATGGGCGCGACCAAGAAAGATTTCGACAACACCGTGGCGATCCACCCGACCGCCGCCGAAGAGTTTGTCACGATGCGCTAA
- a CDS encoding ABC transporter ATP-binding protein, whose amino-acid sequence MIEIKGISKKYHQTQVLKAVTESIPAGGVTSIIGANGAGKSTLLSVISRLLTPDAGQVRVNGLDVATTPGKTLATTLSVLRQENHFTSRLTVWDLVGFGRYPYSQGRLTEEDRRHIHTAMEFLNLLPLKDRYLDELSGGQRQRAYVAMVLCQDTEYVLLDEPLNNLDMKHAVAMMKQLRRAADELRKTIILVIHDVNFASAYSDHIIAMKEGQVIYRGAPATIMQPAILEEIFDTEVCIEQVQGQYVAVYYR is encoded by the coding sequence GTGATTGAGATCAAGGGCATCAGTAAAAAGTACCATCAGACGCAGGTGCTGAAAGCGGTGACGGAGAGCATCCCGGCTGGCGGCGTGACGTCGATTATCGGGGCCAACGGCGCGGGCAAATCGACGCTGCTGTCGGTGATCAGCCGCCTGCTGACGCCGGACGCCGGGCAGGTGCGGGTCAACGGGCTGGACGTGGCGACCACCCCCGGCAAAACGCTGGCGACCACGCTGTCGGTGCTGCGGCAGGAGAACCACTTCACCAGCCGCCTGACGGTGTGGGATCTGGTCGGCTTCGGCCGCTACCCCTACTCGCAGGGGCGGCTGACGGAGGAGGATCGCCGCCACATCCACACCGCGATGGAGTTCCTCAACCTGCTGCCGTTGAAAGATCGCTATCTGGATGAGCTGTCGGGCGGCCAGCGCCAGCGCGCCTACGTGGCGATGGTGCTGTGTCAGGACACCGAATATGTGCTGCTGGATGAGCCGCTAAACAACCTCGACATGAAGCACGCGGTGGCGATGATGAAACAGCTACGCCGCGCCGCCGATGAGCTACGCAAAACCATCATTCTGGTGATCCACGACGTCAATTTTGCCTCGGCCTACTCTGACCACATCATCGCGATGAAAGAGGGGCAGGTGATCTACCGGGGCGCGCCCGCCACCATCATGCAGCCGGCGATTCTGGAGGAGATTTTTGACACCGAGGTCTGCATCGAGCAGGTGCAGGGGCAGTATGTGGCAGTCTACTACCGCTGA
- the rnz gene encoding ribonuclease Z, whose translation MRLTFLGTCAGTPSLQRNVTAIALTLRNTRSGGTWLFDCGEGTQHQFMRSPLKPGKLEKIFITHLHGDHIFGLPGLLTSRSMGGVAEPLTLYGPKGLRTFVETSLALSGSFVTFPMEIVEIGSGLVCDDGKVKVTAYPMNHVIECYGYRIEEHDKPGYLDGERLRADGVPRGAWYQRLKLGETVELEDGRVIDGRDYLGPPIKGKSVAIFGDTAPTPVSDLLADGVDVMVHETTLEAAMAEKANGRGHSTTVQAATAARLAGAKSLIATHFSSRYNFTDCQRLLDECRAIFPHTELARDFAEFEV comes from the coding sequence ATGCGCCTCACATTTCTCGGCACCTGTGCCGGCACCCCCAGCCTGCAACGCAATGTCACCGCCATCGCCCTGACGTTGCGCAATACGCGCAGCGGCGGCACCTGGCTGTTTGACTGCGGCGAGGGCACCCAGCACCAGTTTATGCGCAGCCCGCTGAAACCGGGCAAGCTGGAGAAAATCTTCATCACCCACCTGCACGGCGACCACATCTTTGGCCTGCCGGGCCTGCTCACCAGCCGCTCGATGGGCGGCGTGGCGGAGCCGCTGACCCTCTACGGGCCAAAGGGGCTGCGCACCTTTGTGGAGACCAGCCTGGCGCTGAGTGGCTCGTTCGTCACCTTCCCGATGGAAATTGTTGAGATTGGCAGCGGGCTGGTGTGCGATGACGGCAAGGTCAAGGTCACCGCCTACCCGATGAACCACGTGATTGAGTGCTACGGCTACCGGATTGAGGAGCATGACAAGCCCGGCTACCTGGATGGCGAGCGGCTGCGCGCTGACGGCGTGCCGCGTGGTGCTTGGTATCAGCGGCTGAAATTGGGGGAGACGGTGGAATTGGAGGATGGCCGCGTGATTGACGGGCGGGACTATCTCGGGCCGCCCATCAAAGGCAAGTCGGTGGCCATTTTCGGTGACACCGCGCCCACGCCCGTTTCCGATCTGCTGGCCGACGGGGTAGACGTGATGGTGCATGAAACCACGCTGGAGGCGGCAATGGCGGAGAAGGCCAACGGGCGCGGCCACTCCACCACGGTGCAGGCGGCGACCGCCGCCCGGCTGGCGGGGGCGAAGAGCCTGATCGCCACCCACTTCAGCTCACGCTACAACTTCACGGATTGCCAGCGGCTGCTGGATGAGTGCCGTGCCATCTTCCCTCATACCGAACTGGCGCGCGATTTCGCCGAGTTTGAGGTGTAG
- a CDS encoding 23S rRNA (adenine(2030)-N(6))-methyltransferase RlmJ — MLSYRHSFHAGNHADVLKHTVQSLIIESMKEKEKPFLYLDTHSGAGRYQLSGEHAERTGEYLEGIACLWQRDDLPAELTAYMEAVRAFNRSGTLRYYPGSPLIARHLLREQDKLHMTELHSSDYPLLRSEFQKDPRAKVLKADGYQQLKSQLPPLSRRGLVLIDPPYELKTDYQDVVKGIQEGYKRFATGTYALWYPVVLRQQIKRMTRDLEATGIRRILQIELAVRPDSDQRGMTASGMIVINPPWKLEQQMNSVLPWLHKVLVPSGNGHTLVKWIVPE, encoded by the coding sequence ATGCTTAGTTACCGCCACAGCTTTCACGCCGGCAACCACGCCGATGTCCTGAAACACACCGTCCAGAGCCTGATCATTGAGTCGATGAAGGAGAAGGAGAAGCCTTTCCTCTATCTGGACACCCACTCCGGGGCCGGGCGCTACCAGCTTAGCGGCGAACATGCGGAGCGCACCGGTGAGTACCTGGAGGGCATCGCCTGCCTGTGGCAGCGGGATGACCTGCCGGCGGAGCTGACCGCCTATATGGAGGCGGTGCGCGCCTTCAACCGCAGCGGCACGCTGCGCTACTACCCCGGCTCGCCGCTGATCGCGCGCCACCTGCTGCGTGAGCAGGACAAGCTGCACATGACCGAGCTGCACTCCAGCGACTACCCGCTGCTGCGTTCCGAGTTCCAGAAAGACCCACGCGCCAAGGTGCTGAAAGCCGATGGCTACCAGCAGCTGAAATCGCAGTTGCCGCCGCTCTCCCGCCGTGGGCTGGTGCTGATTGACCCGCCCTACGAGCTGAAGACCGATTATCAGGACGTGGTGAAGGGGATTCAGGAGGGGTACAAGCGCTTCGCCACCGGCACCTATGCGCTCTGGTACCCGGTAGTGCTGCGCCAGCAGATCAAGCGCATGACGCGTGACCTGGAGGCGACCGGCATCCGCCGTATCCTGCAAATCGAGCTGGCGGTGCGCCCGGACAGCGACCAGCGCGGCATGACCGCCTCTGGCATGATCGTCATCAACCCGCCGTGGAAGCTGGAGCAGCAGATGAACAGCGTGCTGCCGTGGCTGCATAAGGTGCTGGTGCCCTCCGGCAACGGCCACACGCTGGTGAAGTGGATCGTGCCGGAGTGA